Proteins encoded by one window of Chondromyces crocatus:
- a CDS encoding AraC family transcriptional regulator — protein MRREAEETRGEPEVKGRAEEATPTMWARAAARMVAYAVGRGAVREALVARLGAPEAVLADPDGRVPLVGVYAVLEAAAEATRDARFGLHFALELRVEDLDTLGFLMVTSPDFGGCLSRLLRYQRLWNDGERFALSVEGDVARLSYAPFGAAREAHRHMAEALFVDLLINGGRSIPGLQAAQVRFTGAAVGDGFDVAGLFGVPVVYGAEQAEVVFPAASLTLPLLGANAALCAVLDQHARVLLERVPVAPGLSSRVRALIAARLHEGEVGLASLAEAVRMSARTLQRRLKDEGMSLHGLLDDVRREQALALLGGGAAIAEVAWSLGYSEPSAFHRAFRRWTGQTPEAFRAGAAARS, from the coding sequence ATGCGCCGAGAGGCCGAGGAGACGCGCGGAGAGCCCGAGGTGAAGGGACGCGCCGAGGAGGCCACCCCGACGATGTGGGCGCGGGCGGCGGCACGGATGGTGGCGTATGCGGTGGGGCGAGGGGCAGTGCGAGAGGCGCTGGTCGCGCGGCTGGGCGCGCCCGAGGCGGTGCTCGCGGACCCGGACGGGCGGGTGCCGCTCGTCGGGGTGTACGCGGTGCTCGAAGCCGCCGCGGAGGCGACGAGGGACGCGCGGTTCGGGCTGCACTTCGCGCTGGAGCTGCGGGTGGAGGACCTCGACACGCTGGGGTTCTTGATGGTGACGAGCCCGGATTTCGGGGGCTGTCTTTCGCGGTTGCTCCGCTACCAGCGGCTCTGGAACGACGGGGAGCGGTTCGCACTGTCGGTGGAGGGGGATGTGGCGCGTCTGTCGTACGCGCCGTTCGGAGCCGCGCGCGAGGCGCATCGGCACATGGCGGAGGCGCTGTTCGTGGATCTGTTGATCAACGGGGGGCGCTCGATCCCTGGGCTCCAGGCAGCGCAGGTGCGGTTCACGGGCGCGGCGGTGGGTGACGGGTTCGATGTGGCGGGCCTGTTCGGGGTGCCCGTGGTGTACGGGGCGGAGCAGGCGGAGGTGGTGTTTCCAGCGGCCTCGCTGACGCTGCCGCTGCTCGGCGCGAACGCGGCGCTGTGCGCGGTGCTGGATCAGCATGCGCGTGTGCTGCTGGAGCGGGTGCCGGTGGCGCCAGGGCTGTCGAGCCGGGTGCGCGCGCTGATCGCGGCGCGGCTGCATGAAGGGGAGGTGGGGCTCGCGTCGCTGGCGGAAGCGGTGCGGATGAGCGCGAGGACGTTGCAGCGGCGGCTCAAGGACGAGGGGATGTCGCTGCACGGGTTGCTGGACGACGTGCGGCGGGAGCAAGCGCTGGCGTTGCTGGGCGGGGGCGCGGCGATCGCCGAGGTGGCGTGGTCGCTCGGCTACTCGGAGCCCAGCGCGTTCCACCGGGCGTTCCGGCGCTGGACGGGGCAGACGCCGGAGGCGTTTCGCGCAGGAGCCGCGGCGCGCTCGTAG
- a CDS encoding Rieske 2Fe-2S domain-containing protein, which translates to MLSPAPRETTSSADDATDAPHDTTSTRDAPFLLDHWHILLDAARLGTRPMTVTRFGQQLVLWRDADGRPVAQDARCPHRGADLGLGRVVDGALECPYHGFRFAPEGHCVRVPCAGKHARIRKDLVTRRHEVREARGFLWIFWGAPRDTYPPLPWFDAMPEDTRRSATITLTWDVPFARVVEGNLDLHHFPFAHRHFAHGMGHLLDPYDVRVDGPVVHTRGVLRKDDGTPHDGKKGMAFQLSMHFPGILFADFGMRVRGIGGITPIDEGNTLVVFRYHVDVPILGGLLAWLSLLVDGHLVQRDDHRMLRASTPARHDLRQYKLVHADAGIAAWHKLYRRALRAQAAASLTAGKRALPLIQA; encoded by the coding sequence ATGCTCAGCCCTGCGCCCCGAGAGACTACCTCATCTGCCGACGACGCGACCGACGCCCCCCATGACACCACCTCCACGCGCGACGCCCCCTTCCTCCTGGATCACTGGCACATCCTCCTCGACGCCGCGCGCCTCGGCACCCGCCCGATGACCGTCACCCGCTTCGGCCAGCAGCTCGTCCTCTGGCGCGACGCCGACGGCCGCCCCGTGGCCCAGGACGCACGCTGCCCGCACCGTGGCGCCGACCTCGGCCTCGGCCGCGTCGTCGACGGCGCCCTGGAGTGCCCCTACCACGGCTTCCGCTTCGCCCCCGAAGGCCACTGCGTCCGCGTCCCGTGCGCCGGCAAGCACGCCCGGATCCGCAAGGACCTCGTGACGCGCCGCCACGAGGTGCGCGAAGCCCGCGGCTTCCTCTGGATCTTCTGGGGCGCACCGCGCGACACCTACCCGCCCCTCCCCTGGTTCGACGCGATGCCCGAAGACACCCGGCGCTCCGCCACCATCACCCTCACCTGGGACGTCCCCTTCGCGCGCGTCGTCGAGGGCAACCTCGACCTGCACCACTTCCCCTTCGCTCACCGGCATTTCGCGCACGGCATGGGCCACCTCCTCGACCCCTACGACGTGCGCGTCGACGGACCCGTCGTCCACACCCGCGGCGTCCTTCGCAAGGACGACGGCACCCCCCACGACGGCAAGAAGGGCATGGCCTTCCAGCTCTCCATGCACTTCCCCGGCATCCTGTTCGCCGACTTCGGCATGCGCGTGCGTGGCATCGGCGGCATCACCCCCATCGATGAAGGGAACACCCTGGTCGTCTTCCGCTACCACGTCGACGTCCCGATCCTCGGCGGCCTGCTCGCCTGGCTCTCCTTGCTCGTCGACGGCCACCTCGTCCAGCGCGACGACCACCGCATGCTCCGCGCCTCGACGCCAGCGCGCCACGACCTTCGCCAGTACAAGCTGGTCCACGCCGACGCCGGCATCGCCGCCTGGCACAAGCTCTACCGACGCGCGCTCCGAGCGCAGGCCGCCGCGTCCCTCACCGCTGGCAAGCGCGCCCTGCCCCTCATCCAGGCGTGA
- a CDS encoding CPBP family intramembrane glutamic endopeptidase: MTGGKSATVKQGVILWAGGALGGVAVLPYAFDLQRDALAKSSVASLGLPTLAAIAAGQTAVLMAIAVAVGLRAARSVGLRAPVSEALATRQPVRDVVHPFVGPALGLGLLGAVLMTILDLFVFLPALPALREAGKPMIEQFVPWKAALASLYGGISEEILTRLLLLSGIAFLLRAALRRRDVPPQPAVMWTAIVVSAVLFGLGHLPATAAIVPLSGLVIARAVLLNAAIAIPCGWLFWKHGLESAMLAHWLADIVIHILVPALTVAGVLAV; encoded by the coding sequence ATGACGGGTGGGAAGAGCGCGACCGTGAAGCAGGGAGTGATCCTCTGGGCAGGCGGCGCGCTCGGAGGCGTCGCCGTCCTTCCTTACGCCTTCGATCTACAGCGTGACGCGCTCGCGAAGAGCTCGGTGGCGAGCCTCGGCTTGCCGACGCTGGCCGCCATCGCGGCGGGCCAGACGGCGGTCCTCATGGCCATCGCCGTCGCCGTCGGCCTCCGCGCAGCGCGCAGCGTCGGCCTCCGCGCCCCCGTCAGTGAAGCCCTCGCGACACGTCAGCCGGTGCGCGACGTCGTCCACCCGTTCGTGGGTCCAGCGCTCGGCCTCGGTCTCCTCGGCGCGGTGCTGATGACCATCCTCGACCTCTTCGTCTTCCTCCCCGCGCTGCCCGCGCTGCGGGAAGCGGGGAAGCCGATGATCGAGCAGTTCGTCCCCTGGAAGGCGGCGCTCGCCTCCCTCTACGGCGGCATCTCCGAGGAGATCCTCACGCGGCTCCTGCTCCTGAGCGGCATCGCGTTCCTCCTGCGGGCGGCGCTCCGACGGCGGGACGTGCCTCCGCAGCCGGCCGTGATGTGGACGGCCATCGTCGTCTCGGCGGTTCTCTTCGGTCTCGGGCATCTCCCCGCGACCGCGGCGATCGTCCCGCTCAGCGGCCTGGTGATCGCACGCGCGGTGCTGCTGAACGCCGCCATCGCCATCCCCTGCGGCTGGCTGTTCTGGAAGCACGGCCTGGAGTCCGCCATGCTCGCGCACTGGCTCGCGGACATCGTGATCCACATCCTCGTCCCGGCGCTCACCGTCGCCGGCGTCCTCGCCGTCTGA
- a CDS encoding thiopeptide-type bacteriocin biosynthesis protein: MRDDDRHLTRLILESFKTDDLDALCKDADLSPEQLQGLRDAFVSAGAARIREIVQPSTWHQVGVTFDGLGLQRPLFFTGRFLEQVRTWLDDRTIDRFSFLDKSPGLRLRFRMLRADFPERLSTFLQTCADEGELSGWVRRAYEAEVHQFGGEVGMDLAHEFFTTESLAVLGHRALHLTGHASLSSTEFSLLLLHDLFQHLVEDRWELWDLWANLALADRSLTLDDAERDDAIALAERARDAIVEILDARPSLLHRLTDPERALLPPYRDATHALAARLRAARDDGQLSHGLRQILPFWIVFHWNRMGFDADHQRRLAFVMAHLLDPKRAEPPR, translated from the coding sequence GTGCGCGACGACGATCGCCACCTCACGCGCCTCATCCTCGAAAGCTTCAAGACCGACGATCTCGACGCGCTCTGCAAAGACGCGGACCTCTCGCCCGAGCAGCTCCAGGGCCTGCGGGACGCCTTCGTCAGCGCCGGCGCTGCGCGCATCCGCGAGATCGTCCAGCCGAGCACCTGGCACCAGGTCGGCGTCACCTTCGACGGCCTCGGCCTCCAGCGCCCCCTCTTCTTCACCGGCCGCTTCCTCGAGCAGGTCCGCACCTGGCTCGACGACCGCACCATCGATCGCTTCTCGTTCCTCGACAAATCCCCCGGCTTGCGGCTCCGCTTCCGCATGCTCCGGGCCGATTTCCCGGAGCGCCTGTCCACCTTCCTCCAGACCTGCGCCGACGAAGGCGAACTCTCCGGCTGGGTGCGCCGCGCGTACGAGGCCGAAGTTCACCAGTTCGGCGGCGAGGTCGGCATGGACCTCGCGCACGAGTTCTTCACCACCGAAAGCCTCGCCGTCCTCGGCCACCGGGCGCTGCACCTCACGGGGCACGCCTCCCTGTCCTCGACCGAGTTCTCCTTGCTCCTCCTCCACGACCTCTTCCAGCACCTCGTCGAAGACCGCTGGGAACTCTGGGATCTCTGGGCAAACCTCGCGCTGGCCGACCGAAGCCTCACGCTCGACGACGCCGAACGCGACGACGCCATCGCCCTCGCCGAGCGCGCCCGCGACGCCATCGTCGAGATCCTCGACGCCCGCCCCTCGCTCCTTCACCGCCTCACCGATCCCGAGCGCGCGCTGCTCCCCCCCTACCGCGACGCGACCCACGCCCTCGCCGCCCGCCTGCGCGCCGCCCGCGACGACGGCCAGCTCTCCCACGGCCTCCGCCAGATCCTCCCCTTCTGGATCGTCTTCCACTGGAACCGCATGGGCTTCGACGCCGATCACCAGCGCCGCCTCGCCTTCGTCATGGCCCACCTCCTCGACCCCAAGCGCGCGGAGCCCCCACGATGA
- a CDS encoding lantibiotic dehydratase, with protein MSPSSPPAPRAPFSAQWFPLVLLRVPGVPRSHLATLGYHATLTQRRAALAARAPLETAARALADRLHPLVPRVDDRHARRPLLAARRALFKLEPLPEGAWRDTVRALDPALHDDLEAWRLQHATHITHLDRCDALFDEDAATSDRALWELLASKHLVAGLALLNPSLSAHLARIPRCPLAELGVDDRKAIVQAFRYLLRAAMKPTPNGHLAGTFLAQIAPTPAPPPQDLGMRTTEFQLSRLVTDRLASVLLEKPAFRDHVSAHVSPCAFEEDGVVWVLHTDPETGRERYQEVPEASALLPHLDQASWGCPSPCAHWGEKLTRATRDRLIETGFLQLSWTLTEETTADDLHAIAQALHPSTEEAPELRPWLAFSQAIQQPLSDLQNAETDEQRHAALGTLHSLLAPDPEQSTEGKTPLLGFDDAAGDARLHVPEHDLAPFLAEVALYGAGYLLPALLPEEQALLALHHQLYPDAPSAPLLHFHRDYLRFCEAKRLGRNHFANLRSLGKHLDLPATDDPAAPFHQGLLDAITRAERGEAHYRPDLSALSRWDTATRTRESLRFAPAPPGPAGPRFHLTLWGGDRMSLFPRYLRRFPSTALTEPFRAWMAQWPAVVDMYGAFNKNPDLRPLTTARALHIPGCPAPVASPSAAFIEPRALDVTRATGRLTLVERATGRPVDPVFLGVSGPHTRPGFAQFLDHLSGHRTSLLELLFRALNRIVGERIQRASAQVERLPAIVLGDHVLLASELFLVPVASLPLPRGPVDRAAFFRFHDWLADHGLPLRAQVRVNQRDPLWLDLAHPAGIQNLARLVHGHTVCLVSPPLLDDDALWLRGLDGSYEVELGAEFIAGTAI; from the coding sequence ATGAGCCCCTCGTCCCCTCCTGCACCGCGCGCTCCCTTCTCGGCGCAGTGGTTCCCTCTCGTGCTCCTCCGCGTCCCTGGCGTGCCCCGCTCGCACCTCGCCACGCTCGGCTACCACGCCACCCTCACCCAGCGCCGGGCAGCGCTGGCTGCTCGCGCCCCCCTCGAAACTGCGGCCCGGGCCCTCGCCGATCGCCTCCACCCCCTCGTCCCCCGGGTCGACGACCGCCACGCGCGCCGCCCCCTCCTCGCCGCCCGCAGGGCCCTCTTCAAGCTGGAGCCGCTCCCCGAGGGCGCCTGGCGCGACACCGTCCGCGCCCTCGATCCTGCCCTCCACGACGACCTCGAAGCGTGGCGCCTCCAGCACGCCACGCACATCACCCACCTCGACCGCTGCGACGCCCTCTTCGACGAGGACGCGGCGACCAGCGATCGTGCGCTGTGGGAGCTCCTCGCGTCGAAGCATCTCGTCGCCGGCCTTGCGCTGCTGAACCCCTCCCTCTCGGCGCACCTCGCACGCATCCCCCGCTGCCCTCTCGCCGAGCTCGGCGTCGACGATCGCAAGGCCATCGTCCAGGCCTTCCGCTACCTGCTCCGCGCCGCGATGAAGCCCACGCCGAACGGCCACCTCGCCGGGACCTTCCTCGCCCAGATCGCTCCGACCCCGGCGCCACCGCCGCAGGATCTCGGCATGCGCACCACGGAGTTCCAGCTGAGCCGCCTCGTCACGGACCGCCTCGCCAGCGTGCTGCTGGAGAAGCCCGCGTTCCGCGATCACGTCAGCGCCCACGTCTCCCCCTGCGCCTTCGAGGAGGACGGCGTGGTCTGGGTGCTTCACACCGATCCGGAGACTGGACGCGAACGCTACCAGGAGGTCCCCGAGGCCAGCGCGCTCCTCCCTCACCTCGACCAGGCCTCCTGGGGATGCCCCTCCCCCTGCGCCCACTGGGGCGAGAAGCTCACACGGGCCACACGCGACCGCCTCATCGAGACGGGCTTCCTCCAGCTCTCCTGGACCCTCACCGAGGAGACGACGGCAGACGACCTCCACGCCATCGCGCAGGCGCTGCACCCGTCGACCGAAGAAGCCCCTGAACTTCGACCGTGGCTGGCGTTCAGCCAGGCGATCCAGCAGCCCCTGAGCGACCTCCAGAACGCCGAGACCGACGAGCAGCGCCACGCTGCCCTCGGAACGCTCCACAGCCTCCTCGCCCCTGACCCCGAGCAGAGCACGGAGGGAAAGACCCCGCTGCTCGGGTTCGACGACGCAGCCGGCGACGCACGCCTCCACGTGCCCGAGCACGACCTCGCGCCCTTCCTCGCCGAGGTGGCCCTCTACGGCGCCGGCTACCTCCTCCCCGCCCTCTTGCCCGAAGAGCAGGCGCTGCTCGCCCTGCACCACCAGCTCTACCCCGACGCGCCCAGCGCCCCCTTGCTCCACTTCCACCGCGACTACCTGCGCTTCTGCGAAGCGAAGCGCCTCGGCCGCAACCACTTCGCCAACCTCCGCTCGCTCGGGAAGCACCTCGACCTCCCCGCCACCGACGATCCAGCCGCCCCTTTCCACCAGGGCCTGCTCGACGCCATCACCCGCGCAGAGCGCGGCGAGGCCCACTACCGCCCCGATCTCTCCGCGCTCTCCCGCTGGGACACCGCCACGCGCACCCGCGAAAGCCTCCGCTTCGCCCCCGCGCCGCCTGGTCCCGCGGGCCCCCGCTTCCACCTCACCCTCTGGGGCGGCGACCGGATGTCCCTCTTCCCCCGCTATCTCCGCCGCTTCCCGAGCACCGCGCTGACCGAACCCTTCCGCGCATGGATGGCCCAGTGGCCCGCCGTGGTCGACATGTACGGCGCCTTCAACAAGAACCCCGACCTGCGCCCGCTCACCACCGCGCGCGCACTCCACATCCCCGGCTGCCCCGCGCCCGTCGCCTCCCCCAGCGCCGCCTTCATCGAGCCCCGCGCCCTCGACGTCACGCGCGCCACCGGCCGGCTCACCCTCGTCGAACGCGCCACCGGCCGCCCCGTCGATCCCGTCTTCCTCGGCGTCTCCGGCCCCCACACGCGCCCGGGCTTCGCCCAGTTCCTCGATCACCTCTCGGGCCACCGCACCAGCTTGCTGGAACTCCTCTTCCGCGCCTTGAACCGCATCGTCGGCGAGCGCATCCAGCGCGCTTCCGCCCAGGTAGAGCGCCTCCCCGCCATCGTCCTCGGCGACCACGTCCTCCTCGCGTCCGAACTCTTCCTCGTCCCCGTCGCCTCCCTTCCCCTCCCGCGCGGCCCCGTCGATCGCGCCGCCTTCTTCCGCTTCCACGACTGGCTCGCCGACCACGGCCTCCCCCTCCGGGCGCAGGTCCGCGTGAACCAGCGCGACCCGCTCTGGCTCGACCTCGCGCATCCGGCCGGCATCCAGAACCTCGCGAGGCTCGTCCACGGCCACACCGTCTGCCTCGTCTCGCCCCCCCTCCTCGACGACGACGCCCTATGGCTCCGCGGACTCGACGGCAGCTACGAGGTCGAGCTCGGCGCGGAGTTCATCGCTGGAACGGCGATCTGA
- a CDS encoding RiPP maturation radical SAM C-methyltransferase: MLIRISGLGSDKARVRAVPDGGKRACLVVMPFTSSWMPAMGASLLKATLLQAGIATDLYYGAPDFFRHFTKGLPVEEALLDYNILASFNNLGDLFFADTLWGDRSERVRHQIERIADIPNPNFSRERFARSVERIRGYLDGAAGYLERCLGARDWGAYDVIGFSSTFSQNVACLTLARAIRARHPEVHIVFGGANCEGDMGVQLLRSFPYVDTVIQGEADTALPRFIERLRAGRATDDIPGIVFRKGGDVLRGAAVEPLDAMDSLPFADFSDYFEQMPAPILAHLRERREIAVPLETSRGCWWGAIQHCVFCGLNSATMRFRSKSPERALEETLAMRDRHGVDYIYVVDNIIDLRYLRTFLPRLEGEGLRLFYETKSNLEEEDVHQFARAGVRLIQPGVESLDSAVLKLMKKGVKAYHNLEVLKWCSTYGVKPLWLYLYGFAHEPVEGYLRVIELIERLVHLEPPKGPNPVLMDRYSPYFTQREALGFRNIRPLAGFELSYRGLDDEERFNLSYHFHFDLPQGSPPYEKALLRAIEHWITAHRAGARFYQFKGERTTLLVDTRRAEPQAFLLSGVGHRIHDHLRRAHGRAAIVEAWASASEAAALLSFSFTDLYLVHVAQALGAEMIASPEREEELDAFLAGLVERWIAIHVDDRWLGLSVDCTDEGEAARFGLVDVMRRLDVEAGGSDRRSSDELRAELDLVAAVESAEP, translated from the coding sequence ATGTTGATCAGGATATCGGGCCTCGGGTCGGACAAGGCGCGCGTGCGCGCGGTGCCGGACGGTGGGAAGCGGGCCTGCCTGGTCGTGATGCCGTTCACGTCGAGCTGGATGCCTGCGATGGGGGCCAGCTTGCTCAAGGCCACGCTCCTGCAAGCGGGCATTGCCACGGATCTCTATTACGGCGCGCCGGATTTCTTTCGCCACTTCACCAAGGGGCTGCCCGTCGAGGAGGCGCTGCTCGACTACAACATCCTCGCGAGCTTCAACAACCTGGGCGATCTCTTCTTCGCCGACACGCTCTGGGGGGATCGGAGCGAGCGGGTCCGCCACCAGATCGAGCGGATCGCCGACATCCCGAACCCCAATTTCTCCCGCGAGCGGTTCGCTCGATCCGTGGAGCGCATCCGCGGCTACCTGGACGGGGCAGCGGGGTATCTGGAGCGGTGCCTCGGGGCGCGTGACTGGGGGGCGTACGACGTGATCGGGTTCTCGTCGACGTTCTCGCAGAACGTCGCGTGCTTGACGCTCGCGCGGGCGATCCGGGCGCGGCACCCCGAGGTGCACATCGTCTTCGGTGGGGCGAACTGCGAGGGAGACATGGGTGTGCAGCTCCTGCGGTCGTTCCCGTACGTGGACACCGTCATCCAGGGTGAGGCCGACACGGCGCTGCCTCGGTTCATCGAGCGTCTGCGCGCGGGGCGGGCCACGGACGACATCCCCGGGATCGTCTTCAGGAAAGGCGGTGACGTGCTGCGAGGGGCGGCGGTGGAGCCGCTCGACGCGATGGACTCGCTGCCCTTCGCCGACTTCAGCGATTACTTCGAGCAGATGCCGGCGCCGATCCTGGCGCACCTGCGCGAGCGTCGTGAGATCGCGGTCCCGCTGGAGACGTCACGTGGCTGCTGGTGGGGGGCGATCCAGCACTGCGTGTTCTGCGGGCTGAACTCGGCGACGATGCGCTTCCGCAGCAAGAGCCCCGAGCGCGCACTGGAAGAGACGCTCGCGATGCGCGACCGGCACGGGGTCGATTACATCTACGTGGTCGACAACATCATCGACCTCCGCTACCTGCGCACGTTCCTGCCGCGGCTGGAGGGCGAGGGGCTCCGTCTCTTCTACGAGACCAAGTCGAACCTCGAAGAGGAGGACGTCCATCAGTTCGCGCGCGCTGGCGTGCGGCTCATCCAGCCAGGGGTCGAGAGCCTGGACTCGGCAGTGCTCAAGCTGATGAAGAAGGGGGTCAAGGCGTACCACAACCTCGAGGTGCTGAAGTGGTGCAGCACGTACGGGGTCAAGCCGCTCTGGCTCTACCTCTATGGTTTCGCGCACGAGCCGGTCGAGGGCTACCTGCGCGTGATCGAGCTGATCGAGCGCCTGGTCCATCTGGAGCCGCCCAAGGGGCCGAACCCGGTGCTGATGGATCGCTACAGCCCGTACTTCACGCAGCGGGAGGCGCTCGGCTTCCGCAACATCCGGCCGCTCGCGGGGTTCGAGCTGTCGTACCGGGGGCTCGACGACGAGGAGCGGTTCAACCTCTCGTACCACTTCCATTTCGATCTGCCGCAAGGGTCGCCGCCGTACGAGAAGGCGCTCTTGCGCGCGATCGAGCACTGGATCACGGCACACCGGGCCGGCGCGCGGTTCTATCAGTTCAAGGGGGAGAGGACGACGCTGCTCGTCGATACGCGAAGGGCGGAACCGCAAGCGTTTCTGCTGTCGGGGGTGGGGCACCGCATCCACGATCATCTCCGGCGAGCGCATGGGCGCGCGGCGATCGTGGAGGCGTGGGCTTCGGCGAGCGAGGCGGCAGCGCTCCTGTCGTTCTCGTTCACGGATCTGTACCTGGTGCACGTGGCCCAGGCGCTCGGGGCCGAGATGATCGCTTCGCCCGAGCGCGAGGAGGAGCTGGACGCGTTCCTGGCAGGGTTGGTCGAGCGGTGGATCGCGATCCACGTGGACGATCGGTGGCTGGGGCTTTCCGTGGACTGCACGGACGAGGGCGAGGCGGCGCGGTTCGGGCTGGTCGACGTGATGCGGCGGCTCGACGTCGAGGCCGGGGGTTCAGATCGCCGTTCCAGCGATGAACTCCGCGCCGAGCTCGACCTCGTAGCTGCCGTCGAGTCCGCGGAGCCATAG
- a CDS encoding RiPP maturation radical SAM C-methyltransferase → MVEQKAALKVALVYPPYGPAGLPSLGLGLLSAGIQQRGFACRTFHWNLDVVTAMPGEHLEEKLRAYRLLNSRPMLPFNEWVFTRVLFGEREAMREEEARRLLDEHFAGREIRYLRREHILHLRERASDLVEEMVDRLSPFDVIGISSTFFQNVAALALARRLKARWPEKQVVLGGANCEGEMGKALLEQFPFVDVVFSGESDSSFADYVERLSQGLSVPEHDGIYARRGKRSLLAVQGAPPLFDLDGLPIPDFDDFVEQRGRLGIGEFEALCLPLESSRGCWWGAKQHCTFCGLNGGGMVYRQKSRDRFCAEIEAIVARYGTRFLFMTDNILSMKYYGEFAEWAKARQLGVNFFYEIKANVSRSQVQRLADAGINAVQPGIESFNSNVLALMSKGTTGIQNIAFLKYAREFGVLPVYNILAGFPGEDPADYERTATELPKLFHLKPPNSVPEIEYHRFSPYHQAPERYGIKLRPSHKYAQLYPFPEEVLRRMAYFFDRDDEGAEVPRPYLEPLRHEVRRWHEHYREEECQLTWRRSGQDIVIDDRRPGFPRRLYRLKDHAASLIELLDAPKALKHLLVEAPEASKKTPLDGDGDDASAAQETGPSLDAENDRDASDALLDLLFGLAPALPTAPDVEEEIIAWSRAEFSSDPDGALRQLVGRGLVYAEDGRYLSLSVAEDRRDVVAEWMRLGV, encoded by the coding sequence ATGGTTGAGCAGAAAGCGGCGCTGAAGGTGGCGCTGGTCTATCCGCCGTACGGGCCAGCGGGGCTGCCGAGCCTGGGACTCGGGCTGCTCTCGGCGGGCATCCAGCAGCGTGGATTCGCGTGTCGGACGTTCCACTGGAACCTCGACGTCGTCACCGCGATGCCCGGCGAGCATCTGGAAGAGAAGCTCCGCGCGTACCGGCTGCTGAACAGCCGTCCGATGCTGCCGTTCAACGAGTGGGTGTTCACGCGGGTGCTCTTCGGCGAGCGGGAAGCGATGCGCGAAGAAGAGGCGCGGCGGCTGCTCGACGAGCACTTCGCGGGGCGGGAGATCCGGTATCTGCGGCGGGAGCACATCCTCCACCTGCGCGAGCGCGCGTCGGATCTCGTGGAGGAGATGGTGGACCGGCTGTCGCCGTTCGATGTGATCGGGATCAGCTCCACGTTCTTCCAGAACGTGGCGGCGCTGGCGCTGGCGCGGCGCCTCAAGGCGCGGTGGCCGGAGAAGCAGGTCGTGCTCGGCGGGGCGAACTGCGAAGGCGAGATGGGCAAGGCGCTGCTGGAGCAGTTCCCGTTCGTCGACGTGGTGTTCTCGGGAGAGTCCGATTCCTCGTTCGCCGATTACGTCGAGCGGCTCTCGCAGGGGCTCTCGGTGCCGGAGCACGACGGCATCTATGCGCGGCGTGGGAAGCGCTCGCTCCTCGCGGTGCAGGGGGCGCCGCCGCTCTTCGATCTCGACGGGCTGCCGATTCCCGACTTCGACGATTTCGTGGAGCAGCGAGGTCGGCTCGGGATCGGTGAGTTCGAGGCGCTGTGCTTGCCCCTCGAGTCGTCGCGCGGGTGCTGGTGGGGAGCGAAGCAGCACTGCACGTTCTGCGGGCTGAACGGTGGAGGCATGGTGTACCGGCAGAAGAGCCGGGATCGCTTCTGCGCGGAGATCGAGGCGATTGTCGCTCGCTATGGCACGCGCTTCCTCTTCATGACCGACAACATCCTGTCGATGAAGTACTACGGAGAGTTCGCCGAGTGGGCGAAGGCCCGGCAGCTCGGCGTCAACTTCTTCTACGAGATCAAGGCGAACGTCTCACGGAGCCAGGTGCAGCGGCTCGCGGACGCCGGGATCAACGCGGTGCAGCCCGGCATCGAGAGCTTCAATTCGAATGTGCTCGCGTTGATGAGCAAGGGGACGACGGGCATCCAGAACATCGCGTTCCTGAAGTACGCGCGGGAGTTCGGTGTCCTGCCGGTCTACAACATCCTGGCGGGCTTTCCTGGCGAAGATCCGGCGGATTACGAGCGGACGGCGACGGAGCTGCCGAAGCTCTTTCACCTGAAGCCGCCGAACTCGGTGCCGGAGATCGAGTACCACCGCTTCAGCCCGTACCATCAGGCGCCGGAGCGCTACGGGATCAAGCTGCGGCCGAGTCACAAGTACGCGCAGCTTTATCCCTTCCCCGAGGAGGTGCTGCGGAGGATGGCGTACTTCTTCGACCGCGACGACGAGGGGGCCGAGGTTCCGCGGCCATACCTGGAGCCGCTGCGGCACGAGGTGCGGCGGTGGCACGAGCATTACCGCGAGGAGGAGTGTCAGCTCACCTGGCGGCGCTCGGGGCAGGACATCGTCATCGACGATCGACGTCCCGGGTTTCCACGGCGCCTTTATCGGCTGAAGGATCACGCGGCGTCGTTGATCGAGCTGCTGGATGCGCCGAAGGCCTTGAAGCACTTGCTGGTGGAGGCGCCGGAGGCATCGAAGAAGACGCCTCTCGACGGCGATGGTGACGATGCCAGCGCGGCTCAGGAAACCGGGCCTTCTCTCGACGCCGAGAATGACCGTGATGCGAGTGATGCGCTCCTGGATCTCCTCTTCGGCCTCGCGCCCGCGCTGCCCACGGCGCCGGACGTGGAGGAGGAGATCATCGCGTGGAGCCGTGCTGAATTCTCGTCTGATCCGGATGGCGCACTGAGGCAGCTCGTCGGGCGTGGCCTCGTCTATGCCGAGGATGGGCGATACCTCTCCCTGTCAGTCGCCGAGGATCGTCGCGACGTCGTGGCGGAATGGATGCGCCTGGGCGTCTGA